Proteins encoded in a region of the Bactrocera tryoni isolate S06 chromosome 4, CSIRO_BtryS06_freeze2, whole genome shotgun sequence genome:
- the LOC120774681 gene encoding vanin-like protein 1, translating into KQPSRGNTGKLSRMRAQSLILLFLAIVIGPQQTWQLSLPTDPTYQAGVVEYMPGVGKGKSKVHESLKRMKEVIESDGTRDLDILVFPEFVLNDGTFRTFVPDPQLAISPCEIPNYDHFLTELSCAARSRQLYLVVNLVEKVFCANDTTTVGRCDASGLNSYNTNVVFDRQGRVISRYRKSHLYRYEWYDMKVLPQLEHATFTTDFGVTFGHFICFDMLYWDPAAVLVKEQGITDIIYTTYWFSELPFLTAVQLQEGWAFGNDVNLLAADASKPSGQNTGSGIYAGRLGRLVAAIYEEPTTQLLTASVPKRAYRQNYQAPPVIQPNFVPEVVTPRFTKLDLLRDYNVDIFKTQLLPADFTTVNESLCYDGQFCCHFQAARVIVSNANTYAAYRYRLAAYSGSRATHQRVDPAALKVCAVIACTNADLYSCGRIFPAGVTVGNKYYFSALNVSAAFPHAPRRLIMPSSVDGSIMPLPVHTYEWQEFESNNTTAISISLTYPKLDILTFGIWGNYYSTEVSTHNFDPVWQPVHGPHSDASQLVGVKLLTVSLLLTFMKFF; encoded by the exons AAACAACCGTCGCGCGGCAACACCGGAAAACTAAGCAGGATGCGTGCGCAAAGTTTGATATTGCTTTTCTTGGCAATCGTCATAGGACCGCAACAAACTTGGCAG CTCTCGTTACCCACCGATCCCACCTATCAAGCTGGCGTGGTCGAATACATGCCCGGTGTGGGCAAAGGCAAATCTAAGGTACATGAAAGCCTCAAGCGCATGAAAGAGGTCATCGAATCCGATGGCACACGCGATTTGGATATACTAGTCTTTCCCGAGTTCGTGCTGAATGACGGCACGTTCCGCACATTTGTGCCTGATCCGCAGCTTGCGATTTCACCCTGTGAAATACCCAATTATGATCACTTTCTAACGGAACTTTCATGCGCCGCACGTTCGCGTCAACTATATTTGGTGGTCAATTTGGTAGAGAAAGTTTTTTGTGCCAACGATACCACAACGGTTGGACGTTGTGATGCCAGTGGCTTAAACAGTTACAATACCAATGTGGTGTTCGATCGGCAAGGACGTGTCATATCGCGCTATCGCAAGTCACACCTCTACCGCTACGAATGGTACGATATGAAAGTATTGCCACAATTGGAACATGCTACTTTCACCACAGATTTCGGCGTGACTTTTGGCCACTTTATATGCTTTGATATGCTGTATTGGGACCCAGCCGCAGTATTGGTGAAGGAGCAAGGCATTACAGATATTATCTATACAACTTATTGGTTCAGTGAGCTGCCCTTCCTCACAGCCGTGCAGTTGCAAGAAGGTTGGGCGTTTGGTAACGATGTCAACTTACTTGCAGCTGATGCTAGCAAGCCCAGTGGACAAAATACCGGTTCGGGTATTTATGCTGGACGCTTGGGTCGCCTCGTAGCAGCCATTTATGAAGAACCCACCACACAGCTGCTCACTGCGAGCGTGCCTAAACGCGCCTATCGTCAAAATTATCAAGCGCCACCGGTTATACAGCCCAACTTTGTGCCGGAAGTCGTCACACCGCGTTTCACCAAACTCGACCTGCTCCGCGACTACAATGTGGACATCTTTAAGACTCAGTTGCTGCCCGCCGACTTCACCACAGTGAATGAAAGTTTATGCTACGATGGTCAGTTCTGCTGTCATTTTCAGGCCGCACGCGTCATTGTGAGTAACGCGAATACTTACGCGGCTTACCGCTATCGGCTCGCAGCATACAGCGGCTCGCGCGCCACACATCAACGTGTCGATCCCGCGGCTTTGAAGGTGTGCGCAGTAATCGCCTGCACCAATGCGGATTTGTACAGCTGTGGTCGCATCTTCCCAGCCGGCGTCACAGTTGGCAATAAATACTACTTTAGCGCTTTGAATGTAAGCGCTGCTTTCCCGCATGCGCCGCGACGTCTCATTATGCCGTCTAGTGTGGATGGCAGCATCATGCCACTGCCGGTGCACACCTATGAGTGGCAGGAGTTTGAGAG CAACAATACTACGGCGATCTCCATAAGTTTGACTTATCCGAAACTGGATATACTGACCTTCGGCATTTGGGGTAATTACTATTCGACTGAGGTGAGCACGCATAACTTCGATCCGGTGTGGCAGCCTGTGCATGGTCCTCATTCTGACGCTTCACAGCTTGTTGGAGTCAAGCTTTTAACCGTCTCTTTGTTATTGACTTTTATGAAGTTTTTCTAG
- the LOC120774682 gene encoding vanin-like protein 1, translated as MGIHELRLSCVLLILAIVGPQSGLQHSLPTDATYNAGVVEFIPPAGEGQPKAKDGLRRVKNIIESNLTSDLDILVFPEYVLNDYSLLTYVPDPALNITPCDVPNYDFILTELSCAARSRQLYLVIHVKEKVYCANDPLPVGHCNVSGINTYSANVVFDRQGRVISRYRKTNLFRYEWYSVNVLPQPQLATFTTDFGVTFGHFVGSDFLFWQPAQRLVAELGITDIIYATHWFNELPFLTAVQLQEGWSYANDVNLLAADASEPSGQISGSGIYAGRLGRLKAVIYEEPTTQLLTASVPKHAYRQSYQAPPLPQSDFVPQVTTPRLTKLDLQRDYNVDIFKTQLLDAEFTAVNATLCYDNQFCCHFEATRTPISSSRVYAAYRYRLAAYSGSQATVQRLETAALKVCAVFACTSAELHSCGRIFPAGVTVGNTHYFSALNVRASFPQAARRLIMPSSVDGSMLPLQVHMYKWQEVERHNLTDVTIRLLTPKLDLLTFGIWSNYFLDKVSQHNLDPILLSAQQSSGAATAEANVEL; from the exons ATGGGCATTCACGAGCTGCGTTTAAGTTGCGTGTTACTCATACTAGCAATCGTAGGACCTCAGTCAGGCTTACAG CACTCATTGCCTACAGATGCCACGTATAATGCCGGTGTGGTTGAATTTATACCACCAGCCGGCGAGGGACAACCGAAAGCCAAAGATGGGCTCAGACGCGTAAAAAACATTATCGAATCGAATCTCACAAGCGATTTGGACATACTCGTCTTTCCCGAATATGTGCTAAATGACTACTCCCTATTGACGTATGTGCCCGATCCGGCGCTCAATATTACTCCATGTGATGTGCCAAATTACGACTTCATACTCACAGAGTTGTCCTGTGCAGCGCGTTCGCGTCAGTTATATTTGGTGATACATGTGAAGGAAAAGGTCTATTGCGCTAATGATCCGCTACCTGTCGGTCATTGTAATGTGAGCGGCATAAATACGTACAGCGCAAATGTGGTGTTCGACCGGCAGGGGCGCGTCATATCGCGTTACCGTAAGACCAATCTATTTCGTTATGAATGGTATAGCGTGAATGTACTGCCACAACCGCAGCTGGCAACATTTACTACCGATTTCGGTGTGACTTTTGGACATTTTGTAGGCTCAGATTTCCTTTTCTGGCAGCCGGCGCAAAGGTTAGTCGCAGAGCTTGGCATAACAGATATCATCTATGCAACACATTGGTTCAATGAACTACCCTTCCTCACAGCCGTGCAACTGCAGGAAGGTTGGTCGTACGCTAACGACGTCAACTTACTCGCGGCAGACGCCAGCGAACCCAGCGGTCAAATCAGCGGTTCTGGTATTTACGCAGGACGGCTGGGACGTCTGAAGGCAGTCATATATGAAGAACCCACCACACAACTGCTCACAGCGAGCGTGCCCAAACACGCCTATCGCCAAAGCTATCAAGCGCCGCCGCTGCCACAGTCCGATTTCGTACCGCAAGTGACCACACCGCGTCTCACCAAACTCGATTTGCAGCGCGACTACAATGTCGACATTTTTAAGACGCAATTACTGGACGCCGAATTCACTGCAGTGAATGCAACCTTGTGTTACGACAATCAGTTCTGCTGTCATTTTGAGGCCACGCGCACACCTATCAGCAGCTCTCGTGTTTATGCAGCGTACCGTTATCGCCTTGCAGCCTACAGCGGCTCACAGGCGACGGTTCAGCGCTTGGAAACGGCTGCGCTAAAGGTGTGCGCCGTGTTCGCTTGCACCAGCGCGGAGTTGCATAGTTGCGGTCGCATCTTTCCAGCTGGCGTCACTGTTGGCAATACACATTATTTCAGCGCGTTGAATGTGCGCGCCTCATTTCCGCAGGCAGCGCGGCGTCTCATTATGCCGTCTAGTGTGGATGGCAGCATGTTGCCGCTGCAGgtgcatatgtataaatggCAGGAGGTGGAAAG acaTAACCTCACTGATGTAACCATTCGTCTGTTGACGCCGAAGCTGGATCTGCTCACTTTCGGCATTTGGAGCAATTACTTTTTGGACAAAGTGAGTCAACACAATTTGGATCCTATATTGTTGTCGGCGCAGCAAAGCAGCGGAGCGGCAACCGCT